A single window of Ictalurus punctatus breed USDA103 chromosome 27, Coco_2.0, whole genome shotgun sequence DNA harbors:
- the irx5a gene encoding iroquois-class homeodomain protein IRX-5a isoform X1 — translation MAYPQGYLYQPSASLALYSCPAYSTSVISGPRTEELGRSSSGSAFAPYAGSTAFSSASAAYSSHLPYGADAAAAAATFTSYVSSPYDHTSGMAGSIGYHPYAAPLGSYPYGDPAYRKNATRDATATLKAWLNEHRKNPYPTKGEKIMLAIITKMTLTQVSTWFANARRRLKKENKMTWTPRNRSEDEEEDENIDLEKNDDDEPNKPIDKGDSTDTETDPKILHVGEAPCDRFQDDHHGKDSDPLLSDSDLKEVDERADALVDPSKATTSSPSLVQRAHELGVHDRPPEVAHGASAVNHSNATSVIHSPPSAPKPKLWSLAEIATSSDRCRGGGGGGGGGDAGGTAQNALPAASAASPSRTSTQCALPSGAVLSRPLYYTSPFYAGYTNYGSFGHLHGSHGSVTSSAATHFNGISPSVLNRAEALARESKARSQAQVDLCKDSPYELKKALDFSRCFSMVFSRDRLHLPHSAV, via the exons ATGGCGTACCCTCAGGGCTACTTGTATCAACCGTCCGCCTCTTTGGCGCTCTACTCGTGCCCAGCGTACAGCACGAGCGTGATCTCGGGCCCGCGCACCGAAGAGCTCGGTAGATCGTCGTCAGGCTCTGCATTCGCACCCTACGCCGGATCCACGGCGTTCAGCAGCGCCTCAGCCGCCTACAGCTCGCATCTGCCGTACGGAGCGGACGCTGCAGCCGCCGCAGCCACTTTCACCTCCTACGTG AGTTCCCCCTATGATCACACGTCAGGCATGGCTGGCTCTATCGGTTATCACCCATACGCAGCTCCACTGGGTTCATACCCGTATGGTGACCCTGCGTACCGTAAGAACGCGACCCGGGACGCCACCGCGACTCTGAAGGCCTGGCTCAACGAGCACCGCAAGAACCCGTATCCTACCAAGGGCGAGAAGATAATGCTGGCCATCATCACCAAGATGACCCTCACCCAGGTGTCCACCTGGTTCGCCAACGCCAGGAGGAGACTGAAGAAGGAGAACAAGATGACCTGGACGCCGCGCAACAGGAgcgaggacgaggaggaggacgagAACATCGACCTGGAGAAAAACGACGACGACGAGCCTAACAAGCCTATTGACAAGGGGGACTCGACAGATACGGAGACAG ATCCCAAAATTCTGCACGTGGGTGAGGCGCCATGCGACAGATTTCAAGACGACCATCACGGCAAAGACTCGGACCCTCTGCTCAGCGACTCGGACCTGAAGGAGGTGGACGAGCGCGCGGACGCACTCGTGGACCCGTCAAAAGCCACCACGTCGTCTCCGTCTCTCGTGCAGCGGGCCCACGAGCTCGGCGTGCACGACAGGCCGCCGGAAGTGGCGCACGGCGCCTCCGCGGTCAATCACAGCAACGCAACGTCCGTTATCCATTCTCCTCCGTCCGCGCCAAAGCCTAAACTGTGGTCTCTGGCGGAAATAGCCACGTCTTCGGACAGGTGCAGAGGAGGAGGCGGCGGTGGCGGCGGCGGCGACGCAGGGGGCACAGCTCAGAACGCTCTACCGGCGGCCAGCGCCGCGTCTCCAAGCCGGACCTCGACGCAGTGCGCGCTCCCGAGCGGCGCCGTGCTCTCCCGGCCTCTCTACTACACGTCGCCGTTTTACGCGGGCTACACGAACTACGGCTCTTTCGGCCACCTGCACGGCAGCCACGGCTCCGTCACGAGCTCGGCAGCGACGCACTTCAACGGAATAAGTCCGAGCGTTTTGAACCGAGCCGAGGCTCTTGCCCGAGAAAGCAAAGCAAGGAGCCAAGCGCAGGTAGACCTGTGCAAAGACTCCCCTTATGAACTCAAGAAAG cCCTGGACTTCAGCCGCTGTTTTTCTATGGTTTTCTCGAGGGACAGATTACACTTGCCTCATTCGGCCGTCTGA
- the irx5a gene encoding iroquois-class homeodomain protein IRX-5a isoform X2: MAYPQGYLYQPSASLALYSCPAYSTSVISGPRTEELGRSSSGSAFAPYAGSTAFSSASAAYSSHLPYGADAAAAAATFTSYVSSPYDHTSGMAGSIGYHPYAAPLGSYPYGDPAYRKNATRDATATLKAWLNEHRKNPYPTKGEKIMLAIITKMTLTQVSTWFANARRRLKKENKMTWTPRNRSEDEEEDENIDLEKNDDDEPNKPIDKGDSTDTETDPKILHVGEAPCDRFQDDHHGKDSDPLLSDSDLKEVDERADALVDPSKATTSSPSLVQRAHELGVHDRPPEVAHGASAVNHSNATSVIHSPPSAPKPKLWSLAEIATSSDRCRGGGGGGGGGDAGGTAQNALPAASAASPSRTSTQCALPSGAVLSRPLYYTSPFYAGYTNYGSFGHLHGSHGSVTSSAATHFNGISPSVLNRAEALARESKARSQAQVDLCKDSPYELKKGMSNI, from the exons ATGGCGTACCCTCAGGGCTACTTGTATCAACCGTCCGCCTCTTTGGCGCTCTACTCGTGCCCAGCGTACAGCACGAGCGTGATCTCGGGCCCGCGCACCGAAGAGCTCGGTAGATCGTCGTCAGGCTCTGCATTCGCACCCTACGCCGGATCCACGGCGTTCAGCAGCGCCTCAGCCGCCTACAGCTCGCATCTGCCGTACGGAGCGGACGCTGCAGCCGCCGCAGCCACTTTCACCTCCTACGTG AGTTCCCCCTATGATCACACGTCAGGCATGGCTGGCTCTATCGGTTATCACCCATACGCAGCTCCACTGGGTTCATACCCGTATGGTGACCCTGCGTACCGTAAGAACGCGACCCGGGACGCCACCGCGACTCTGAAGGCCTGGCTCAACGAGCACCGCAAGAACCCGTATCCTACCAAGGGCGAGAAGATAATGCTGGCCATCATCACCAAGATGACCCTCACCCAGGTGTCCACCTGGTTCGCCAACGCCAGGAGGAGACTGAAGAAGGAGAACAAGATGACCTGGACGCCGCGCAACAGGAgcgaggacgaggaggaggacgagAACATCGACCTGGAGAAAAACGACGACGACGAGCCTAACAAGCCTATTGACAAGGGGGACTCGACAGATACGGAGACAG ATCCCAAAATTCTGCACGTGGGTGAGGCGCCATGCGACAGATTTCAAGACGACCATCACGGCAAAGACTCGGACCCTCTGCTCAGCGACTCGGACCTGAAGGAGGTGGACGAGCGCGCGGACGCACTCGTGGACCCGTCAAAAGCCACCACGTCGTCTCCGTCTCTCGTGCAGCGGGCCCACGAGCTCGGCGTGCACGACAGGCCGCCGGAAGTGGCGCACGGCGCCTCCGCGGTCAATCACAGCAACGCAACGTCCGTTATCCATTCTCCTCCGTCCGCGCCAAAGCCTAAACTGTGGTCTCTGGCGGAAATAGCCACGTCTTCGGACAGGTGCAGAGGAGGAGGCGGCGGTGGCGGCGGCGGCGACGCAGGGGGCACAGCTCAGAACGCTCTACCGGCGGCCAGCGCCGCGTCTCCAAGCCGGACCTCGACGCAGTGCGCGCTCCCGAGCGGCGCCGTGCTCTCCCGGCCTCTCTACTACACGTCGCCGTTTTACGCGGGCTACACGAACTACGGCTCTTTCGGCCACCTGCACGGCAGCCACGGCTCCGTCACGAGCTCGGCAGCGACGCACTTCAACGGAATAAGTCCGAGCGTTTTGAACCGAGCCGAGGCTCTTGCCCGAGAAAGCAAAGCAAGGAGCCAAGCGCAGGTAGACCTGTGCAAAGACTCCCCTTATGAACTCAAGAAAGGTATGTCCAACATTTAA